Proteins encoded within one genomic window of Companilactobacillus sp.:
- a CDS encoding ABC transporter ATP-binding protein, which produces MENKKISLMAGIKKYGQTYIKYLILAAIFSLIGSVATVIGPSQLSKITNLISAGLHSAINVPEVFKITVILAIIYIVGAIFNYFQGFIIATVTQKFTQGLRSNISSKINRLPLKYFDTHDQGDTLSRVTNDLDTLGQSLNQSLGTVISSTLLIVGSIVMMLITNWILTLTAVIAVLIGFVLTILIMMRSQKYFNNQQNGLANVSGFLEETYSGQTIVKTYNNTDNASKKFDQLNNNLYDNVWKSQFLSGIMQPLMNFIGNFGYVAVVIVGSILVLNHVITIGVVVAFIVFVRIFTQPLSQITQAFSSLQSAQAAMKRVFEFLDEKEVDDEMDKPDQIVKTKGQVDFEHVKFGYDKDNTIIKDFDVHVKPGQKIAIVGPTGSGKTTIVSLLMRFYDPDSGKIKIDGIDTQNLQRSNVREQFDMVLQDTWLFEDTIMNNLKYNQSDVTDEQVKRATKAVDIDHFINTLPNGYQTVLDDSVSLSAGQRQLLTIARALIRNKSMLILDEATSSVDTRTEEQIQKAMDLLTENRTSFIIAHRLSTIKNADLILVLKDGKIIERGTHGQLMKQAGFYSNLYNSQFEM; this is translated from the coding sequence ATGGAAAATAAAAAGATTAGTTTAATGGCCGGTATTAAAAAATATGGTCAAACTTATATTAAATATTTGATCTTAGCAGCAATCTTCTCCTTGATCGGTAGTGTGGCAACGGTAATTGGACCTAGTCAATTGAGTAAGATCACCAATTTGATCTCGGCTGGACTGCATTCAGCTATTAATGTGCCAGAAGTGTTTAAGATCACTGTAATATTAGCGATTATCTACATTGTGGGAGCGATATTTAATTATTTTCAAGGTTTTATCATCGCGACCGTCACACAAAAATTTACACAAGGATTAAGGTCGAATATTAGTTCCAAAATTAATCGATTGCCATTAAAGTATTTTGATACCCATGACCAAGGGGATACTTTAAGTCGAGTTACCAATGATTTGGATACTTTAGGACAATCGCTGAATCAAAGCTTAGGAACGGTTATTTCGTCTACATTATTAATTGTCGGATCAATCGTTATGATGCTAATTACCAATTGGATACTGACATTAACAGCGGTAATTGCCGTATTGATTGGTTTTGTATTAACTATTTTGATCATGATGAGATCGCAGAAGTATTTCAATAATCAGCAAAATGGTCTGGCTAATGTTTCCGGATTTCTAGAAGAGACTTATAGTGGCCAAACTATCGTTAAAACTTATAATAATACTGATAATGCTTCGAAAAAATTCGATCAACTCAATAATAATTTGTACGACAATGTTTGGAAATCTCAATTCTTATCAGGAATCATGCAACCACTGATGAACTTTATCGGTAACTTTGGTTACGTTGCCGTAGTTATTGTAGGTTCAATTTTAGTTTTGAACCATGTGATCACAATTGGTGTTGTTGTTGCTTTTATCGTATTTGTAAGAATATTTACCCAACCGTTATCACAAATAACACAAGCTTTTTCAAGTTTACAATCCGCTCAGGCAGCTATGAAACGAGTCTTTGAATTCTTGGATGAAAAAGAAGTCGATGATGAGATGGATAAACCTGATCAAATAGTTAAGACTAAGGGTCAGGTCGATTTTGAACACGTAAAATTTGGATATGATAAAGATAATACAATCATCAAAGACTTTGACGTTCATGTAAAACCTGGTCAGAAGATTGCAATTGTGGGTCCGACAGGATCTGGGAAAACTACGATCGTCAGTTTGTTGATGAGATTTTATGACCCAGATAGTGGGAAAATCAAGATTGATGGGATCGATACTCAAAATTTACAGCGTAGCAATGTCAGAGAACAATTCGATATGGTATTACAGGACACATGGTTATTTGAAGATACCATCATGAATAATCTCAAATATAATCAATCTGACGTAACTGATGAACAAGTTAAAAGGGCCACTAAAGCGGTTGACATCGATCATTTCATTAATACTCTACCAAATGGCTATCAGACCGTTTTGGATGACTCAGTCAGCCTTTCTGCGGGTCAAAGGCAATTGCTTACTATTGCTAGAGCTTTGATCAGAAATAAGTCGATGCTAATTCTAGATGAGGCTACTAGTTCAGTCGATACTAGAACTGAGGAGCAAATTCAAAAAGCCATGGATCTGCTGACAGAAAACCGGACCTCATTCATTATTGCTCATCGCCTTTCAACAATTAAAAATGCTGATCTTATTTTAGTTTTAAAGGATGGCAAGATAATAGAACGAGGTACGCATGGACAATTAATGAAACAAGCAGGTTTTTATTCTAATTTATATAACAGTCAATTTGAGATGTAA